A stretch of DNA from Bacillota bacterium:
GGCCTCCGCGGGGTTTCCCGAGCGGGGGATACGCAGGACCTCGCTGGCACCCGACCCGGCAAGGGCGCTCTCTTCAAAGCCTGGCAGGGCCACTACTATAACCCTCGCCCCCACCTCGCGGGCCATGTCCCCAAAGAGCCTCACGGCCCCAGCGGAGAGCCCCTCCTGGGCCAGGACCCAGAAGTCGCCCGGCCCCCGCGCGGCCATGTTCTCCCCGGGCATCACCAAGGCCGATACCGGGCAGGCCGGGACACAGAGCCCGCACCCGTTACATATCTCGGCTACTACAGCCCTCCCCTGGATCACATCTATGGCCAGGAAGGGGCAGGCGGGCACGCATGCCCCGCAGCCGTCACAGCGCTCCCTCACTACCAGCGTCTCGGACACCTAGAGCACCTGCCTTTGCCTGAGAAGCACCCACAGGCTCCGTGCTGTCTCCTCAGGGGTCCCCGGAGGGAGGGCCTCCAGGAGCCTTGCCTTGGACTTCAGACTGCCGTAACCCTTCACCCTCAGCGGGGTCCCGGGCACCTCTCGGGAGATGACCTTCACTGGGGCCCTCATGGCCTGCATCACCCGGACCGGTGCCGGGTGCCTGGGTTCAGCCGCCCTGTGACTCACCCCCAGCGCCAGGGGGAGGGAGGCCAGGAACACAACCTTCTCCCGGCCGCTTGCCGCCTCCACCCTGAGGCCGTCACCCTCAGCGCTCACTGACATCACCCCGCCGATGAAGGGATAGCCCAGGCACGCCGCGGTCATGGGACCAACCGCCCCCCTGCCCATGTCCGGTGAGACTGCACCGAAGAGGAGCACGTCCGGACCCTCCTCCCGGAGGGCGCCAGCAAGCAATCTGGCCACCACCAGGGGGTCGTGTTCCTGTTCCTGCGTAAGGAGCGCGCATACCCTGGTCAACCTAGAGGCACCCAGGGCCAGGGCTAGGCGGAGCACCCTTTCATCCTCAGGGGACCCGGCACAAACCACCGTCACCTCGCCCAGCCCCAGTCCCAGTTCCAGCGCAGAACGGTCCGCTTGGGAAATCCCCCTCTCTGCCCCGGACACATCCACTTGGCCCCTGGAAGCCGAGAAGAAGGTTCCCTCAGGGGAGGGCGCCACCCTCCAAGAGACACATACCCTCATTTCACTTCCCCGCCTTTAGCAGATCCCTGGCTATTACCATCCTCTGGATCTCGTTGGTGCCCTCGTAGATGGGGAGGATCCTGGCATCCCGGTACATCCTCTCCAGGCTGTATTCCTTCATGTAGCCCGTGCCCCCGTGGATCTGGAGCGCCTTGTCGATGACCTTGTTCGCCATCTCGCTGGCAAAGAGCTTCACCATGGCAGCCTCCCGGGACACCTTCTGCCCGGCGTCCACTAAAGACGCCGCGTGGTATGTCATCAGCCGGGCAGCATGGATCTGCACAGCCATGTCCGCCAGCATCCACTGGATGGCCTGGAACTCGGCTATGGGTTTGCCGAACTGCACCCGTTGCCTGGCCCACTGGATGCTCATCTCCAGGGCCTTCTGGGCGGCCCCCAGCGCACCTGCGGCCAGCCCTATCCTGCCGAAGTCCAGGGCCTTCATGGCTGTGAGGAAGCCAGAGCCCACCTCCCCCAGGACGTTCTCCCGGGGCACCTCGCACTCGTTGAACACCAGCTCCGCCGTATGGGAGCCCCTGAGGCCCATCTTCCTGTCGACGGTGCCCACCTGGAAACCTGGGAAGGCCTTCTCTACGATAAAGGCGCTTACTCCCCCCCTGGGCCCCAGGGACTTGTCTGTGACGGCGAAGACAACGACGACATCAGCTATGTCCCCGTTGGTTATCCATATCTTGGACCCGTTCAGGTAGTAGCGGTCCCCCT
This window harbors:
- a CDS encoding acyl-CoA dehydrogenase family protein → MDFSLPEEVEMLRRMVRDYVKKRLEPLVQWVEEEDEIPGEIVREMAQMGFFGLPFPEEYDGAGVGELGYCVVMEELAAVNSAYGNLIGAHTGIAACSIFLDGTEEQKTRYLKPMCRGEEIGAFALTEPNAGSDAAAIETSARREGDRYYLNGSKIWITNGDIADVVVVFAVTDKSLGPRGGVSAFIVEKAFPGFQVGTVDRKMGLRGSHTAELVFNECEVPRENVLGEVGSGFLTAMKALDFGRIGLAAGALGAAQKALEMSIQWARQRVQFGKPIAEFQAIQWMLADMAVQIHAARLMTYHAASLVDAGQKVSREAAMVKLFASEMANKVIDKALQIHGGTGYMKEYSLERMYRDARILPIYEGTNEIQRMVIARDLLKAGK